The genomic DNA AAACATTTTAGGGTGTACGCCACCTTGTGCACCATGTGCAGCCCTGCACAGGAGAAATAAGAATAAGCAaatcattttataaaatatatttagctTTTATCTATAATTCCTAGCCATTTAGGACACTTTTCTTGCTTCTTCAATCTCCAATTGCTTTAAACTAACGGGTGTAACGTTTGGTTTTCTTTAGACTTTCTATTGTGCCCTGTGGCCATGATCTGTGATCTGTGATCCTAGTGTAGATGGCTCCATGTGATAATGTTTCCTCATTTACATCCTCTATACTCAGCCGTGGGCCATATacgtcattgtttttattttaatcagtgtctgtctgtcagtgtgtgcgtgtctgtggtGGATGGGGTTTTTAGGAGTGGGCATTTTTAACCTTGTAAAAGCACTTTTAgctgattttatatatatataaatatatatatataaaaaaaggattgatattgatattgatattgcgaCTTGAAACCCATCACCAAGCTTcgattaaccttttttttttagatgtaggGCCTGTGTGGTCGTTTTTTAATGTCTGTATGACTTACAcaataaactttttcttttgtctttcattattatttagtctgtttcactttctttttttttttttaaaaaagttgaacTCCCCTGTATTAACgtatcatcatcaccatcagcTGCCCTCGAGTTCTTAAAGGGTTAAGTTAGTGTGTGATTTTGGCCTTTTACATCATCACGCATGTGTCACGCATTTGGGTGTTGCTGATCCTCCTTATGTTGAACAAATAAGTTCAACATAGGAAATATGCATTGAGGTGTACTATCCATCACCTAGTGGTTTTGACATAGGACTATATATtaagaataaacatttaaaaacatttccattcagaaaaaaaaaaactttttacatAAGATTGAATGTTATTTTAGGCTTTTCAAAATATagggtgtttaaaaaaaacaactgttttgTCTATTGTTGGGAAATGAAAGTAACGACTATAGCCCAATGATTGATAGTGGATTGTTGGATCTAGATTTACCAACGAGAATCTCGGTCACTGAAAATGTAGTTAATTATAAAGTCTTAGAGAAAGCAATGACACACTGCTCCAGTTTTAAATGACaaatctgtctttttttcttttctttattgacTTCTACAATCACACGTCACTGAACAAGCAGCTAAAAACACACAGTTTGAGAGCGAGCATCACACTTTAGCTCCATAAATCCAGCACGTCATTCTTTTTGTCTTGTCTACCACACCCAATGGGTTTGGGTGCGTTCATTtgacttttaacaaaaaaaggcTCCTCTTTCAAACATGTCCCTTTTCAGCCTCACGTCATACTTGTTGCAGCTATAAGTCACACAGCTTTCAACTTCTTCATCTTCGTTGAGAGAAgccattttaaaaagtacaatttCTATGTGCAGATTTGTATTGTGTAGATGTTGATCAGGATTTTCCTAAAATCTCttccagaaaaataaacaattcttcataaaaaaacatgtataaagtacatttttcaaCATAAACATTTGCTTGCTCTATTTAGAAACTGCTATAGAGAAAGTACCCTTTCTACCACtgtataattatattatgaaaAAGCTTCATTGAAGCTACAATGTCTACACAAAGAGTGAAATattcatgaaataaaagctatggtagatttaaaaaaaaaaaaagaaaaccacagTTTCATCAAACAAAATTCTTCATTACTTTGTCTAGTTATGACTTCCTTCAAATATCGGGTTTACGAGGTTAAATGGTGACgtctacatttctgttttcactAGCGGCTGTGAACATAATCTGGTTGGATTTGAAGCCGGGTCTTGGTTGCCATAGCGGCCTTACGGGTCATGGTGGTGCAGCGGGTCATGATCTCCTCAGACTTGGGTCGTGGTGGAATCCTGGGAGCGACCGAGGGGCCCGGCCCAGCCTTGGTGCTGACGGATTCAGAGAAATCTGAGCCGCTGTTGGAGATGTAATGGCTGGATAGGCTAAGGTCGTCAGGCTGCTGGGAGGTGTTATGGCTGCTCTGGGGCAAAGACGAGTCACTGCTTGTGGAAAAGTCTGAGAAGCTGGTGGCGGCACTGGTGCTGCTCAGCCTGCGCGTGTCGTTCTCCGGGGCTGGCCGGACTCGCTGCAGCTGAGTCTGCGACCATGGTTCTGAGAGGACGTCCAGGGAGCGGGCTTTGTGCATGCGACGGGGAACAATGTGGTCACGCTGGGATGGCACAGAGGACTCATGCTCGGGATTTATCTCTTCACTGATACTTGGTTGGTAGAGAGCCTGAGAACTTCTgctggttgccaggttgagtgTGGAGCTGTGCATCTTTTGCTGTACGCTGTAAAGGCCTGCCCGTGGGTTATTGTATGGTTGCAGATACATGGAAGGAATGTAACCGGCCTTGCCATTGCATCTACGgaggaaaacaaatgaaaacatttgtaaTTCAATAAATGCCTTTAAGCTACATCAAAGGTTTTTAGGTAAACAACATCATCGTAAGAGTCTGCGTTgtaaacaaagaagaaagaaatacCTGATGAGCCACCAGCCATTGTCAGACTTCCTCAGTACCTCCACCACAGTCCCAATGGACACAGAGACCTCATCATTCTTCTTACTAGAGTAACTCCTCACAGCACAGTATAGAGCACCTGGAAAGAAGCAACCAAGAGGACAACATTGAATAAGATGTCCGCCAGATACCTAAACTAAGCAATGGCAAAGATACATGTTGGCAAAATAGACAAATCATCATTTGCTGCTAACTAGAGGTAGTGCTGGATGCTCCGTTACATTGGCAGCTTGCAAAAGCTATTGCATAAGCTAACGCAAATCTGTGTCAATAAAAGTAAACATACCTCCCAGCTGGAATCCCGTGCACTCGTCATCATCCTCTCCTTCCCATAAATCCAGATAAGGAGCCGGAAACCAAGCCAGACGCTTTTCCTCGTTCTCAACTAGCCACCATCCTGAACGGAGAAGAATACAACATGAGACGGGTCTCCAAAACAAGCAGCAGCTGATTGCTTTATGCATCTCTTTAgtgatacagtatgtgtaaaaGAGGGAAAACTCACCCGTCGGGTCTTTGATCAAGACATCGAGTTTCTCTTCCATAGCGACTTTGAAAGGGCGATTCTTGGTGTCTTTCGTCTCATACGGGGCCACGCAGGTATAAGTCTGAGTGATGCACGGGTGggtgacgttcccagcagcgtgGGTGACACCGCCTTCCCCATCAGGGTGAACGTCAGACAGCAGGATCATGACACTGTGAGAGAAACaagttgaattattatttattcttgtaACAGTTGAGAAACTCTGACCATGCTCACATGATCCGTACCAGACACTCACCTGTTCTTGGTGAAGTCTGGCTGCAGGTCCTGGTTCTTGGGGTTGAAGAAGCGTGAGACCTCTGAGCTCTGGGTCACACTTTGGTCACACTTCAGCAGTTTGATGCAGTAGCTCTCCAGAAACTTCATCCGCTGGACGGACTTTTTGGAGCCTTTCTTTGGGAGACTGCTTCTGATTGCCTTTCCTTCAGGGAGAGAGAAGAGAGGAGCTCAGTATGTATACAGTAGgcttatagtatatatatatttatatatcaatACAAATCACACAAGTGATGAGTGATTTGATACTCACCCCTAAACTTGGGGATCATTTTATCCTTCTGGCGAAGGGGGTTCAGGTTGGGAAATTTCTTTTTCAGtgatttctgtttaaaaaaaacaaagacataattctaattaaaaataaagaaaaaatagatatagatgtcggagctttattgtcattgcactgaAAACAATACAACGGAATCTTGTTGGCAGCAGTCAGTCATCATACATcagaaaattataaaaaaaaataacttccaaaTACAAAAGTAAATTTTCAAAAGCAGATAACTCAGTTTTTAGtgatttgaaaatatgttttttcatGATTCAATTTAGATTTTATGTGTCAAATCAAAGATGAGTGGCTTGGACCAAAGGGAGGACATCacttctcttgtttttttagttaatgaaTTACGTATCTGCTCTTGCAAATGAGCTcttcaaatataaatcaatgattctttttttcttttacttacGTGAAATTCCTTAAAATCCTGGAAGGACCTGTAGATGATCCCTTCAGCCTCATCCGACCATAACACAGAGACCATGAACATCTGATGGAGAGGGTGAACAAAAAGAGGATTAAATACAGCTTCACTTTTAGACagatatattaaaaacaattagaTTACGTTTAGAATAGTTGACA from Gouania willdenowi chromosome 19, fGouWil2.1, whole genome shotgun sequence includes the following:
- the noxo1b gene encoding NADPH oxidase organizer 1b, with the protein product MTDQRFVISARIVGGVHRDTPKLKMFMVSVLWSDEAEGIIYRSFQDFKEFHKSLKKKFPNLNPLRQKDKMIPKFRGKAIRSSLPKKGSKKSVQRMKFLESYCIKLLKCDQSVTQSSEVSRFFNPKNQDLQPDFTKNSVMILLSDVHPDGEGGVTHAAGNVTHPCITQTYTCVAPYETKDTKNRPFKVAMEEKLDVLIKDPTGWWLVENEEKRLAWFPAPYLDLWEGEDDDECTGFQLGGALYCAVRSYSSKKNDEVSVSIGTVVEVLRKSDNGWWLIRCNGKAGYIPSMYLQPYNNPRAGLYSVQQKMHSSTLNLATSRSSQALYQPSISEEINPEHESSVPSQRDHIVPRRMHKARSLDVLSEPWSQTQLQRVRPAPENDTRRLSSTSAATSFSDFSTSSDSSLPQSSHNTSQQPDDLSLSSHYISNSGSDFSESVSTKAGPGPSVAPRIPPRPKSEEIMTRCTTMTRKAAMATKTRLQIQPDYVHSR